In Tachysurus vachellii isolate PV-2020 chromosome 1, HZAU_Pvac_v1, whole genome shotgun sequence, a genomic segment contains:
- the LOC132845532 gene encoding RNA-binding protein MEX3B: MPSPLFHPDIMDHDAVVSAQQTGVALPVEPEPECRDEGHQEALRFAIDQFSLMALDKVDSMDATTTGTVSENCNGGGYVDLPLLDHPGGSRGSPSSCSPSPEYYGTGGFHMPPHTHPVLGDQSASLCNRKRSVNMTECVPVPSSEHVAEIVGRQGCKIKALRAKTNTYIKTPVRGEEPVFIVTGRREDVEMAKREIISAADHFSMIRASRCKAGGSGSSLPGPPHLPGQTTIQVRVPYRVVGLVVGPKGATIKRIQQQTHTYIVTPSREKDPVFEVTGMPENVDRAREEIETHITLRTGAFIDLQGHNDFHSNGTDVSLEGLGSLALGSALWARNHPSAPPPPPPPPPLPLAIHHSGRKLSTASYHNGGLGSEPYPSSRRPTDSASPTSPFSTGSGGGTFTFSNDPAPGMAPTSDELGFEFGSSNIWAPLANGNKQAQPLRRNSSGLSGGTVTPRLSPTLPGDSSALEHPLARRAQSDPLSTLSWLHTGSSFSGGSSSSSGGSTTGYSSCSASSLTGGSPTDSEGGGSVGTASGMLSRLKASTLGSMVPGGGNRDCFVCFESEVTAALIPCGHNLFCMDCAGQICQSQEPECPVCHTPATQCIRIFS, from the exons ATGCCTAGCCCTCTGTTCCACCCAGACATCATGGACCACGACGCGGTAGTGAGCGCGCAGCAGACCGGAGTCGCGTTGCCTGTAGAACCGGAACCTGAGTGCCGCGACGAGGGGCACCAGGAAGCGCTGCGCTTCGCCATCGACCAGTTCTCGCTCATGGCGCTGGACAAAGTGGACTCCATGGACGCGACCACGACGGGCACCGTGTCCGAGAACTGCAACGGAGGCGGATACGTGGACCTGCCGCTGCTCGACCATCCGGGCGGCTCCCGCGGCTCGCCTTCCTCCTGCTCCCCGTCTCCGGAGTACTACGGCACGGGGGGCTTCCACatgcccccacacacacatccagtgcTGGGAGACCAAAGCGCCTCGCTCTGCAACCGCAAAAGGAGCGTCAACATGACcgagtgtgtgcctgtgcccAGCTCCGAACACGTAGCTGAGATTGTTGGGAGGCAAG GCTGTAAGATCAAAGCCTTGCGAGCGAAAACCAACACTTACATCAAGACACCAGTGAGAGGTGAGGAGCCTGTGTTTATAGTGACAGGTCGGCGCGAGGACGTGGAAATGGCCAAACGTGAGATCATCTCTGCAGCAGATCACTTCTCTATGATTCGTGCGTCTCGCTGCAAGGCcgggggaagtggtagctctcTGCCTGGTCCGCCACACCTTCCAGGTCAGACTACCATCCAGGTGCGTGTGCCCTACCGTGTGGTGGGCCTGGTAGTGGGTCCAAAAGGGGCCACGATTAAACGCATTCAGCagcagactcacacatacatcgTGACGCCGAGCAGAGAGAAGGATCCTGTGTTTGAGGTGACGGGCATGCCAGAGAATGTTGACCGTGCGCGTGAGGAGATAGAGACGCACATCACGCTGCGCACCGGCGCCTTTATTGACCTGCAGGGCCACAACGACTTTCACTCTAATGGCACAGATGTCAGCCTCGAGGGCCTTGGCTCTCTGGCTCTCGGGAGCGCGCTTTGGGCACGCAATCACCCTTCAGCACCcccacctcctccaccacctccccctctcccccttgCCATCCATCATTCAGGCCGCAAGCTCTCCACAGCGTCTTATCACAACGGTGGTCTGGGTTCTGAGCCTTACCCGAGCAGCCGCCGACCCACAGACAGCGCCAGTCCTACCAGTCCATTTAGCACAGGCAGCGGTGGAGGCACCTTCACCTTCAGCAATGATCCTGCGCCGGGAATGGCACCCACCTCTGATGAGCTTGGGTTCGAATTTGGCAGCAGCAATATCTGGGCACCGCTAGCCAACGGCAACAAGCAGGCACAGCCTCTTCGGCGTAACAGCAGTGGCCTGAGCGGGGGCACGGTCACACCACGCCTCTCACCAACACTGCCTGGTGACAGCTCTGCGCTGGAGCACCCACTGGCACGGCGGGCGCAAAGCGACCCGCTCAGCACGCTCTCCTGGCTTCATACAGGCTCGTCTTTCTCAGgaggaagcagcagcagcagtggtgGAAGCACCACAGGCTACTCGTCCTGTTCTGCCTCCTCGCTGACTGGTGGCTCGCCCACCGACTCCGAGGGGGGCGGCAGCGTGGGAACCGCATCCGGCATGCTGAGCCGCTTGAAGGCCAGCACCCTGGGCAGCATGGTTCCAGGTGGCGGCAACAGGGACTGCTTCGTTTGTTTCGAGAGCGAGGTCACAGCCGCTCTCATTCCCTGTGGCCACAATCTGTTCTGCATGGACTGTGCTGGGCAAATCTGTCAGTCACAGGAGCCTGAGTGCCCCGTGTGCCACACCCCAGCCACTCAGTGCATTCGCATTTTCTCTTAA